The proteins below come from a single Tribolium castaneum strain GA2 chromosome 9, icTriCast1.1, whole genome shotgun sequence genomic window:
- the LOC664471 gene encoding probable cytochrome P450 6a14 has product MLFSDSLIVDLVTIISTIVVVSIAYCKWKLSYWNNTGLPTLSPVFPFGDTKELLLGQKSFGEQFQDLYKEIRAKGWKHAGVYLAIQPFYLPVDPKIIKHIWQVDFQHFVNHGNYINEEVDPLSGHLFNLEDAKWKEMRVKLTPTFTSGKMKMMFQTLADCTHGLKTIMNECATSGTPIEIKDVLGRFTTDIIGSAAFGLECNSLKDPDSTFRKYGKKVFELQGWERIKVLAQFALPHSFLRAIKFKQTQSDVEKFFMKVVRDTADYREKNKIYRKDFMHLLLQLKNRGKVSDDEKVTQENGKTGEKALTMNEVAAQAFVFFLAGFETSSTLMTFTLYELATNPDIQGKLREEINTVLAKHDGQMTYEAMMEMTYMEKVLNETLRKHPPIPFLFRRCTKDYTIPETSVKLRKGDDVGISIVGIHNDPEYYPNPEKFIPERFNEENKNARPPFTWIPFGEGPRICIGLRFGMLQSKVGLTALLKNYKISLSSKTKMPLEMEKSGLVTTVEGGMWLNVEKIN; this is encoded by the exons ATGCTTTTCTCagactcgcttattgttgacTTAGTCACAATAATTTCAACTATAGTGGTTGTGTCCATCGCTTACTGCAAATGGAAATTGTCGTACTGGAACAATACCGGCTTACCAACTCTATCACCAGTGTTCCCATTCGGGGACACGAAGGAACTACTCCTTGGCCAAAAATCATTCGGTGAACAATTTCAAGATTTGTATAAAGAAATACGGGCCAAAGGCTGGAAACATGCCGGTGTTTACCTAGCCATTCAACCATTCTACCTCCCAGTTGATCCAAAAATCATCAAACATATCTGGCAAGTTGATTTCCAACATTTTGTCAATCATGGCAATTACATCAATGAAGAAGTTGACCCCTTAAGTGGCCATTTATTCAACTTGGAAGACGCAAAATGGAAAGAAATGAGAGTTAAGCTAACCCCTACTTTCACCTCcggaaaaatgaaaatgatgtTTCAAACTCTGGCCGATTGTACACACGGTTTAAAGACAATTATGAACGAATGCGCAACAAGCGGCACTCCAATCGAAATCAAAGACGTTTTGGGACGTTTCACTACCGATATCATCGGCTCCGCTGCATTCGGGCTTGAATGCAACAGCCTTAAAGACCCGGACTCGACTTTCAGAAAATACGGAAAAAAAGTCTTCGAGTTGCAAGGATGGGAACGAATAAAAGTTTTGGCACAATTCGCTTTGCCTCACAGTTTTTTGCGTGCGATCAAGTTCAAGCAAACACAATCGGACGTTGAGAAATTTTTCATGAAAGTAGTGCGTGATACGGCTGACTACAGggagaaaaacaaaatttacagAAAGGACTTTATGCATTTGTTGCTACAGTTGAAAAATCGCGGCAAAGTCAGTGATGACGAAAAGGTCACTCAAGAGAATGGGAAAACTGGGGAGAAAGCATTGACGATGAATGAAGTCGCGGCACAagcttttgtatttttccttGCCGGATTTGAAACGTCTTCGACTCTTATGACATTCACTCTCTATGAACTGGCAACGAACCCCGATATTCAGGGAAAACTTCGTGAGGAAATAAACACAGTTTTGGCCAAGCATGACGGCCAAATGACATACGAAGCAATGATGGAAATGACTTATATGGAAAAAGTGTTGAACG aAACGTTAAGAAAACACCCTCCTATTCCGTTTTTGTTCAGAAGGTGTACAAAAGACTACACTATACCTGAAACTTCCGTCAAACTCAGAAAGGGAGACGATGTTGGCATTTCAATCGTAGGAATACATAATGATCCTGAATATTACCCAAATCCTGAAAAATTCATCCCTGAACGatttaatgaagaaaataaaaatgcacgACCCCCATTCACATGGATTCCTTTCGGTGAAGGACCAAGAATTTGTATTG GTTTGCGATTTGGAATGTTACAAAGCAAAGTTGGATTAACAGCGCTTttgaaaaactacaaaatatcGTTGAGTTCGAAAACTAAGATGCCTCTAGAAATGGAAAAAAGTGGACTGGTTACAACGGTGGAAGGGGGCATGTGGCTAAAtgtcgaaaaaataaattaa
- the LOC664473 gene encoding uncharacterized protein LOC664473, with protein sequence MNTLLHNFVYDFVALFATVLIGVLLYYKWKFTYWAKVGLPTLAPTFPFGDAKEVMLGRLTFGEQFLEFYKKFRANGFKHGGVYFCLQQFYVPVDPEIIKHIMQKDFHHFMNHGNYFDSENDPLSGHLFNLEDNKWKNMRVKLTPTFTSGKIKMMFQTLADCASGLNTIMDEAAKNQTSLDIKDILARFTTDVIGSVAFGLECNSLKDPDAEFRKFGKRIFQIDVLDRIKILLQLIFPRNVLQTMKMKTTKSEVEEFFMKAIRDTVNYREKNNVYRKDFMHLLIQLKNRGAVTDDGNITSDQSKTDKALSLNELAAQAFVFFIAGFETSSTTMTFALYEIASNPQVQEKLREEIVTTLSKYNGELNYNAMMEMTYMEKVIFETLRKYPPLPLLTRQCTKDYLIPNTTIRLKKGDMVGIAAQALHYDPEYHPDPEKFDPERFSEENKSKRPDFTWIPFGEGPRLCIGLRFGMLQSKVGLTTLLRNYKIALNKKTKVPLEMDKKAFVSSPEGGVWLDVEKLDFLITVITRKFKVNELAECFFLCKVINISATRMTFMTESLIFDIVTIISTIVVLTIAFWKWKLSYWDRVGLPTLSPILFFGDTKDVLLGRLTFGEQFQELYKKLKAKGLKHGGVYLGTRPFYLPTDPEIIKHIWQKDFQHFVNHGNYFDEEADPLSGHLFNLEDAKWKNMRVKLTPTFTSRKMKMMFQTLADCTHGLKDIMDEGASSGSPVDIKEILGRFTTDIIGSVAFGLECNSLKDPNTLFRMYGKKIFELSTGRRLHLFLQFILPERVLHAMKFKVTPSDVETFFMKVIRDTVGYREKNNVYRKDFLHMLIQLKNRGTVTDDEKITEDNGKTGEKALTMNELAAQSFVFFAAGFETSSTTVTFALLELALNQDIQQKLREEINTCLAKSNGELTYQAIMEMTYMDKVLQETLRKYPPVPFLTRRCTKDYTIPETSIKLRKGDHVGISVVGIQNDPEYYPDPEKFVPERFNEENKNSRHPFTWMPFGEGPRICIGLRFGMLQSKVGLAALLKNYKITLNSKTKMPIEMEKSSFITSVNGGVWLNVEKLS encoded by the exons ATGAATACACTTCTTCATAATTTCGTCTACGACTTCGTTGCCCTTTTTGCAACAGTTTTAATCGGTGTTCTACTTTACTACAAATGGAAATTTACGTATTGGGCCAAAGTTGGTTTACCTACTCTCGCACCTACATTTCCTTTTGGGGACGCGAAAGAAGTAATGCTCGGACGTTTAACTTTCGGTGAGCAATTTCTAGAattctataaaaaattcagaGCAAATGGATTTAAACACGGTGGTGTGTATTTCTGTCTACAACAATTTTATGTCCCTGTTGACccagaaattataaaacacaTCATGCAGAAAGATTTTCACCACTTCATGAACCATGGAAATTACTTTGATTCGGAAAATGACCCTTTAAGTGGCCATTTATTCAATTTAGAAGAcaataaatggaaaaatatGCGAGTGAAACTAACTCCGACTTTTACTTCgggaaaaatcaaaatgatgTTTCAAACCTTGGCTGATTGTGCCTCTGGTCTTAACACCATCATGGATGAAgcagcaaaaaatcaaacatcgtTGGATATCAAAGACATTTTAGCTCGATTCACCACCGATGTGATCGGTTCAGTTGCATTTGGCCTCGAATGCAACAGCCTTAAAGACCCAGACGCCGAGTTCCGAAAATTCGGAAAACGGATATTTCAAATCGATGTCCTGGACCGAATAAAAATCCTTCTACAACTGATTTTTCCCCGAAATGTTTTACAAACCATGAAGATGAAAACAACCAAATCGGAAGTGGAAGAATTTTTCATGAAAGCAATTCGCGACACAGTGAACTACCGCGAAAAAAACAACGTTTATAGAAAGGACTTTATGCATTTACTTATCCAGCTCAAGAATCGAGGAGCTGTGACAGACGATGGTAACATAACGAGCGACCAGAGCAAAACTGATAAAGCTTTATCACTGAATGAACTCGCTGCCCAAgcgtttgtattttttatcgcCGGATTTGAAACGTCATCAACGACCATGACGTTCGCTTTGTATGAAATCGCGAGTAATCCTCAAGTACAAGAAAAACTAAGAGAAGAAATTGTCACAACTTTGTCGAAATACAACGGTGAATTGAACTATAATGCAATGATGGAAATGACTTACATGGAAAAAGTCATctttg AAACTTTGCGCAAATATCCACCTTTGCCACTACTAACCCGTCAATGTACCAAAGACTACCTTATACCAAATACAACAATTCGGTTAAAAAAAGGCGACATGGTTGGTATTGCGGCCCAAGCCCTACATTACGATCCTGAATACCATCCTGATCCTGAAAAATTTGACCCTGAACGATTTTCCGaagaaaataagagcaaacgTCCTGATTTTACGTGGATACCGTTTGGTGAAGGACCTCGACTTTGCAtag GACTACGATTCGGAATGCTTCAAAGTAAAGTAGGTCTGACAACTCTTCTCCGTAATTATAAAATTGCTCTGAacaaaaaaaccaaagtacCGTTGGAAATGGATAAAAAAGCTTTCGTTTCATCGCCCGAGGGTGGTGTCTGGTTAGACGTCGAAAAATTA gattttttaataacagtcATCACTCGCAAATTCAAGGTGAATGAGTTAGcggagtgtttttttttgtgcaaagttataaatatttctgCAACCAGAATGACTTTCATGACAGAATCCCTAATTTTTGATATCGTTACCATTATTTCAACAATTGTGGTACTGACCATCGCTTTTTGGAAATGGAAACTGTCTTATTGGGACCGTGTAGGACTACCAACTTTATCACCGATTCTATTTTTTGGCGATACAAAAGATGTACTATTGGGACGATTAACTTTTGGTGAACAGTTCCAAGAACTGTACAAAAAACTTAAAGCAAAGGGACTCAAACATGGAGGTGTTTACCTTGGAACTCGACCATTTTACCTTCCGACCGACCCTGAAATTATCAAGCATATCTGGCAAAAAGATTTCCAACATTTCGTTAACCATGGCAATTATTTCGACGAAGAGGCCGATCCATTAAGTGgacatttgttcaatttagAAGACGCGAAGTGGAAAAATATGAGAGTGAAACTAACACCGACTTTTACTTCGAGAAAAATGAAGATGATGTTCCAGACTTTGGCCGATTGTACGCACGGCCTTAAGGACATTATGGATGAAGGTGCATCAAGTGGTAGTCCTGTCGATATTAAGGAAATTCTAGGACGTTTCACAACTGATATTATTGGATCAGTGGCTTTCGGTCTTGAATGTAACAGTCTCAAAGACCCAAACACTTTATTCAGAATGTACggaaaaaagatttttgaacTAAGTACAGGACGCAGACTTCATCTCTTTCTGCAGTTCATCTTACCAGAGCGTGTTCTACATGCAATGAAATTCAAAGTAACACCATCTGATGTTGAGACGTTTTTCATGAAAGTTATTCGAGACACGGTCGGttatagagaaaaaaataacgtgTATAGAAAGGACTTCTTGCATATGCTGATACAACTGAAAAATCGTGGCACAGTGACAGATGATGAAAAAATAACGGAAGACAATGGTAAAACTGGAGAAAAAGCTTTGACAATGAATGAACTTGCAGCTCAGTCGTTTGTATTTTTCGCCGCTGGGTTTGAAACGTCTTCAACAACTGTGACTTTTGCTTTGTTAGAATTAGCGCTTAATCAAGACATTCAACAAAAACTCAGAGAAGAAATAAACACATGCCTTGCCAAATCTAACGGCGAATTAACTTACCAAGCTATTATGGAAATGACCTACATGGACAAGGTTTTGCAag aAACTCTAAGAAAGTATCCTCCTGTACCATTTCTAACCCGCCGTTGTACAAAAGACTACACTATTCCTGAGACTTCCATCAAACTCCGAAAAGGAGACCATGTTGGTATCTCCGTTGTAGGCATACAAAATGATCCTGAGTATTATCCTGATCCTGAAAAATTCGTCCCGGAACGATTcaatgaagaaaataaaaattcgagACATCCTTTCACGTGGATGCCTTTCGGTGAAGGACCAAGAATTTGTATTG GTTTACGCTTTGGTATGTTACAAAGTAAGGTCGGACTTGCCgctcttttgaaaaattacaaaataacgTTAAattcgaagacgaaaatgcccATAGAAATGGAGAAATCGTCTTTCATTACATCGGTAAACGGAGGTGTGTGGTTGAACGTTGAGAAGctgagttaa
- the LOC107397748 gene encoding probable cytochrome P450 6a20, which produces MLLVNGSLTYDLVAILATVLAGLVVYYKWAFTYWKRRGLEYLEPSIPFGNCASLLKLKYSFGEQFAEFYKQFREKNLRHGGVFMFARPFYIPVDPAIMKDIMQKDFQHFVDRGFYVNEEHDPLSGHLFSLEGNKWKNLRAKLTATFTSGKMKMMFETMSKCAEELDNYVNEAAKREETIDIKETLARFTTDIISSCAFGLESNCLKNPDTQFRYYGKRTFQNTTWENFKDVIQFITPTYLLDLVKFKITKPDVEDYMLNLVKKTVDYREKNNVYRKDFLHLLLQLKNKGKITDDETFLDHNNKSKEVALTINELAAQVFVFFAAGYETSSTAMTFTLYELCLNQKIQDKLREEIKTVLAKHNNKISYEAIMEMTYMDQALNETLRKYPPVPVLNRKCTKAYDVAGTNLHLDEGTMVVLPILGLQHDPEYYPDPSKYDPDRFSEENKNSRPPFTWMPFGEGPRICIGLRFGMLQAKVGLATLLGNYKVTLSQKTQTPLEMDCKAFITTTKEGIWLDFTRLN; this is translated from the exons ATGCTTCTCGTAAATGGCAGTTTAACGTACGACCTAGTGGCCATTTTAGCGACTGTCCTTGCCGGACTTGTGGTTTACTACAAATGGGCCTTTACGTATTGGAAAAGGCGCGGTCTTGAGTACTTAGAACCTTCAATTCCCTTCGGCAACTGTGCTAGTTTATTGAAACTAAAATATAGTTTCGGTGAGCAATTCGCCGAGTTCTACAAACAGTTCCGGGAGAAAAATCTTAGACATGGTGGCGTTTTTATGTTTGCACGTCCTTTTTACATCCCTGTGGATCCTGCGATTATGAAGGACATCATGCAAAAAGACTTTCAACATTTCGTCGATCGCGGTTTCTACGTAAATGAAGAACATGATCCCTTAAGTGGTCATCTCTTTTCTTTGGAAGGCAACAAATGGAAAAATCTTCGAGCAAAACTGACGGCCACGTTCACTTCAGGTAAAATGAAGATGATGTTTGAAACGATGTCAAAATGTGCCGAAGAACTTGACAATTACGTGAACGAAGCCGCAAAACGGGAAGAAACTATAGACATCAAAGAAACTCTAGCACGGTTCACTACAGATATCATTAGTTCTTGTGCTTTTGGACTTGAAAGTAACTGTCTTAAAAACCCAGATACGCAATTCAGGTACTATGGAAAACGTACTTTCCAAAATACAACTTGGGAGAACTTCAAAGATGTTATTCAATTCATAACGCCGACATATCTCCTCGATTTGGTGAAATTCAAAATCACCAAACCAGACGTGGAAGACTACATGTTGAATTTGGTGAAGAAAACTGTTGATTACAGAGAAAAGAACAACGTTTACCGCAAAGACTTCCTCCACTTGTTgctgcaattaaaaaataaaggaaaaataacCGATGATGAAACATTCCTTGACCACAACAACAAAAGTAAAGAAGTTGCATTGACAATCAATGAATTGGCGGCACaagtttttgtctttttcgcCGCTGGTTATGAAACTTCATCaacagcaatgaccttcactTTGTACGAACTGTGTCTCAATCAAAAAATCCAAGACAAATTGCGTGAGGAAATTAAGACAGTGTTAGcaaaacacaataataaaatatcatACGAGGCTATAATGGAAATGACATACATGGATCAAGCCCTCAATG AAACTTTGAGAAAATATCCACCGGTACCAGTCTTGAATCGAAAATGTACCAAAGCTTATGACGTCGCTGGCACAAACCTGCACCTTGACGAAGGTACCATGGTTGTGCTTCCAATTTTGGGGCTCCAACATGATCCTGAATACTACCCTGACCCATCAAAATATGACCCTGATCGCTTTTcggaagaaaataaaaacagtcgGCCACCGTTCACATGGATGCCTTTTGGTGAAGGCCCAAGAATTTGTATTG GTTTACGATTTGGAATGTTACAAGCCAAAGTGGGTTTAGCCACTTTGCTAGGAAATTACAAAGTCACTTTGAGTCAAAAGACGCAAACTCCACTAGAAATGGACTGCAAAGCATTCATTACGACCACCAAAGAAGGAATTTGGCTGGATTTTACACGTTTGAATTAA
- the LOC107397747 gene encoding probable cytochrome P450 6a20, translating to MLLVNGSLTYDLVAILVTVLAGLVVYYKWAFTYWKKRGLEYLEPSIPFGNCASLFKAKYNFGEQFAEFYKQFREKNLRHGGVFMFARPFYIPVDPAIMKDIMQKDFQHFVDRGFYVNEEIDPLSGHLFSLEGNKWKNLRAKLTATFTSGKMKMMFETMSRCAEELDNYVNEASKRKETIDIKETLARFTTDIISSCAFGLESNCLKNPDTKFRYYGKRTFQNTTWENLKNLIQFMTPMYLLNLVKFKTTKQDVEDYMLNLVKKTVDYREKNNVYRKDFLHLLLQLKNKGKITDDETFLDNNNKSKEVALTINELAAQVFVFFAAGYETSSTAMTFTLYELCLNQKIQDKMREEIKTVLAKHNNKISYEALMEMTYMEQALNETLRKYPPVPFLNRKCTKAYDVAGTNLHLDEGTMVVLPILGLQHDPEYYPDPSKYDPDRFSEENKNSRPPFTWMPFGEGPRICIGLRFGMLQAKVGLATLLENYKVTLSQKTKTPLEMDCKTFITTTKEGIWLDFTRLN from the exons ATGCTTCTCGTAAATGGCAGTTTAACATACGACCTAGTGGCCATTTTAGTGACTGTCCTAGCCGGACTAGTGGTTTACTACAAATGGGCCTTTACGTATTGGAAAAAGCGCGGGCTTGAGTACTTAGAACCTTCAATTCCCTTCGGCAACTGTGCtagtttatttaaagcaaaatataattttggtGAGCAATTCGCCGAATTCTACAAACAGTTCAGAGAGAAGAATCTCAGACATGGTGGCGTGTTTATGTTTGCACGTCCTTTTTACATCCCTGTGGATCCTGCGATTATGAAGGACATCATGCAAAAAGACTTTCAACATTTCGTCGATCGTGGTTTCTACGTAAATGAAGAAATTGATCCTTTAAGTGGGCATCTGTTTTCTTTGGAAGGCAACAAATGGAAAAATCTTCGAGCAAAACTGACGGCCACATTCACTTCAGGTAAAATGAAGATGATGTTTGAGACAATGTCAAGATGTGCGGAAGAACTTGACAATTACGTGAACGAAGCTTCCAAACGGAAAGAAACCATAGACATTAAAGAAACTCTAGCACGGTTCACTACAGATATTATTAGTTCTTGTGCTTTTGGACTTGAAAGTAACTGTCTTAAAAACCCAGATACGAAATTCAGGTACTACGGAAAACGTACTTTCCAAAATACAACTTGGGAgaacttaaaaaatctaattcaaTTTATGACGCCTATGTATCTCCTCAATTTGGTAAAATTCAAAACCACAAAACAAGATGTGGAAGACTACATGTTGAATTTGGTGAAGAAAACTGTTGATTATAGAGAAAAGAACAACGTTTACCGAAAAGATTTCCTCCACTTGTTACtgcaattgaaaaataaaggaaaaataacCGATGATGAAACATTCCTtgacaacaacaacaaaagtAAAGAAGTTGCATTGACAATCAATGAATTGGCGGCACaagtttttgtctttttcgcCGCTGGTTATGAAACTTCATCCACGGCAATGACCTTCACTTTGTACGAACTGTGTCTCAATCAAAAAATCCAAGACAAAATGCGTGAGGAAATCAAGACAGTGTTAGCAaaacacaataacaaaatatcatACGAGGCTTTAATGGAAATGACATACATGGAACAAGCCCTCAATg AAACGTTGAGAAAATATCCACCGGTACCATTCCTGAATCGAAAATGTACCAAAGCTTATGACGTCGCTGGCACAAACCTGCACCTCGACGAAGGTACAATGGTTGTGCTTCCAATTTTGGGGCTCCAACATGATCCGGAATACTACCCTGACCCATCAAAATATGACCCTGATCGCTTTTcggaagaaaataaaaacagtcgGCCACCGTTCACATGGATGCCTTTTGGTGAAGGCCCAAGAATTTGTATTG GTTTACGATTTGGAATGCTACAAGCAAAAGTGGGTTTAGCCACTTTGttagaaaattacaaagtgaCTTTGAGTCAAAAGACGAAGACTCCACTAGAAATGGACTGCAAAACTTTCATCACGACCACTAAAGAGGGAATTTGGCTGGATTTCACACGATTGAATTGA
- the LOC664483 gene encoding cytochrome P450 6A1 — translation MNYTFLALFVTFLLGVISYLKWKLRYWDKKGLPTIPPKLPFGNLTDVIFGRKSFGEQFVEFYQILKAKGYRHGGIYFGASPLYVPTDPEIVKHIMLVDFAHFSSHGGYVDEESDPLSGHLFNLDDIKWRNLRVKLTPTFTSGKMKMMFQTLAEVSYNLKNVLDESVINKTPVDARDVLSRFGVDVISSVAFGLECDSLKDPNVSFRKYGKKAVDFDIWVRIKLFMQVLLPHCVLRAIGHKFTKTEVEEFFMKSIRDVVEYREKNNIFRKDFMHLLIQLKNLGTVTDDGQILDETSGSKEVGLTMNQVAAQAFVFFMAGYETSSSTITFALYELAMNPPLQDKLRDEINTILAKHDNKLTYAAMMEMTYMEKVIQETLRKYPPLPIIMRLCTKDYVVPGTDIEIKKGVGVMIPVLGLQTDPEYFPDPDVFDPDRFSEEKKKERPGFTWLPFGDGPRICIGMRFGMLQSKVALTTFIRNYRVKLNEKTKIPLKIDKGSFTTRAEGGVWLNLEKLN, via the exons ATGAATTACACATTCCTGGCATTATTCGTAACTTTTCTCCTTGGGGTAATAAGTTACTTAAAATGGAAACTTCGCTATTGGGACAAGAAGGGTTTACCTACCATCCCCCCAAAACTACCATTTGGCAATCTGACTGATGTTATTTTCGGGCGCAAATCATTCGGCGAGCAATTTGTCGAATTTTACCAAATACTTAAAGCCAAAGGGTATCGTCATGGTGGTATTTATTTCGGAGCATCACCCCTTTACGTACCCACAGACCCCGAAATAGTCAAACATATTATGTTGGTCGATTTTGCGCATTTTTCAAGTCATGGTGGTTATGTTGATGAGGAGAGTGACCCTCTCAGTGGGCATTTATTCAACCTGGATGATATAAAATGGAGAAATTTGAGGGTTAAACTAACCCCGACTTTCACCTCCGGGAAGATGAAAATGATGTTTCAAACTTTGGCAGAAGTTAGCTACAATTTAAAGAACGTATTGGATGAATCAGTGATTAATAAAACCCCAGTGGATGCTAGAGACGTGTTAAGTCGATTTGGGGTTGATGTTATCAGTTCCGTAGCGTTTGGACTCGAATGTGATAGTCTAAAAGACCCAAATGTGTCTTTTAGAAAGTATGGGAAAAAAGCAGTTGATTTCGATATTTGGGTCAGAATAAAACTTTTCATGCAAGTGTTATTGCCCCACTGTGTGTTACGAGCAATTGGTCACAAATTCACAAAAACAGAAGTCGAAGAATTTTTCATGAAGAGTATCCGCGACGTGGTTGAATATCgagaaaaaaacaacatttttcgAAAAGACTTTATGCACTTACTTATCCAGTTGAAAAATCTGGGGACTGTGACCGATGATGGTCAGATACTGGACGAAACTAGTGGAAGTAAAGAAGTTGGTTTGACAATGAATCAAGTGGCGGCACAagcttttgtgttttttatggCTGGGTATGAAACATCGTCAAGTACAATTACATTTGCTTTGTACGAATTAGCTATGAATCCTCCACTTCAAGACAAACTGAGAGACgaaattaacacaattttggCTAAGCACGACAACAAACTAACTTACGCCGCTATGATGGAAATGACGTACATGGAGAAAGTCATACAAG AAACTCTGCGAAAATATCCACCTCTTCCAATTATAATGCGTTTGTGTACAAAAGATTATGTAGTGCCGGGTACCGAcatcgaaataaaaaaaggtgTAGGTGTGATGATTCCAGTGTTGGGTTTACAAACCGATCCGGAGTATTTCCCGGACCCCGACGTTTTCGATCCGGATCGATTTTCAgaagagaagaaaaaagaaagacCTGGTTTTACTTGGCTTCCTTTTGGGGATGGACCCCGAATTTGCATTG GAATGAGGTTTGGTATGTTGCAAAGTAAAGTCGCTTTAACTACCTTCATCAGGAATTACCGTGTCAAGTTAAATGAGAAGACCAAAATTCCCTTAAAAATAGACAAGGGCTCGTTCACTACAAGAGCAGAAGGAGGCGTTTGGCTAAATcttgaaaaacttaattaa